The following proteins are co-located in the Dyadobacter chenwenxiniae genome:
- a CDS encoding acyl-CoA dehydrogenase yields MDFNLSEEHQAVREAARDFAENHLLPGVIDRDNEQKFSPELLRQMSEMGFMGMMVSPDYGGGGMDTLSYVIAMEEISKVDASAAVIMSVNNSLVCWGLERFGTEAQKEKYLTQLASGKVVGAFCLSEPEAGSDATSQHTTAIDMGDHYVLNGTKNWITSGGTSSICLVMAQTHPEKQHKGINAFIVEKGSEGFVVGKKEDKMGIRASDTHTLMFTDVKVPKENRLGDDGFGFKFAMSTLNGGRIGIAAQALGIAAGAFEISLKYSKERKTFGKPISEHQAIQFKLSEMATKVEAARLLVYKAARLKDEGKDYIQASAMAKLYASETAMWVTTEAVQVHGGYGYVKEYHVERFMRDAKITQIYEGTSEIQKLIIARELLK; encoded by the coding sequence ATGGATTTTAACCTCAGCGAAGAACATCAGGCGGTCCGCGAGGCTGCCAGGGATTTTGCTGAAAATCATTTGCTGCCCGGTGTTATTGACAGAGACAATGAACAGAAGTTCAGCCCGGAACTCCTTCGCCAAATGAGTGAGATGGGCTTTATGGGCATGATGGTTTCGCCTGATTACGGCGGCGGAGGCATGGACACGCTCTCCTATGTGATTGCGATGGAAGAGATTTCGAAAGTGGATGCATCAGCGGCAGTGATTATGTCGGTCAACAATTCCCTCGTTTGCTGGGGGCTTGAAAGATTTGGAACCGAAGCACAGAAAGAAAAATATCTCACTCAGCTTGCATCCGGAAAGGTTGTGGGCGCATTTTGCCTCTCCGAGCCCGAAGCAGGTTCTGACGCCACTTCCCAGCATACCACGGCCATTGATATGGGGGACCATTATGTATTAAATGGCACCAAAAACTGGATTACCAGCGGCGGAACGTCGAGCATTTGCCTGGTCATGGCGCAGACCCATCCCGAAAAGCAACACAAAGGGATTAATGCATTCATTGTTGAAAAAGGATCGGAGGGTTTTGTAGTTGGTAAAAAGGAAGATAAAATGGGAATAAGGGCGTCGGACACGCATACGCTTATGTTTACGGATGTGAAGGTTCCCAAGGAGAACCGGCTTGGTGACGATGGTTTCGGCTTTAAATTTGCGATGAGCACATTGAATGGCGGCCGGATCGGCATAGCCGCCCAGGCACTAGGCATTGCGGCTGGCGCATTTGAAATATCCCTGAAATATTCAAAGGAGAGGAAGACTTTTGGCAAGCCGATCAGCGAACATCAGGCAATTCAGTTCAAATTATCCGAAATGGCCACGAAAGTCGAGGCGGCACGGCTGCTCGTATATAAGGCGGCGCGACTGAAAGATGAGGGGAAAGATTACATTCAGGCATCGGCGATGGCGAAACTATATGCGTCCGAAACGGCCATGTGGGTGACAACGGAAGCGGTCCAGGTTCATGGGGGTTATGGTTACGTGAAAGAATATCATGTCGAGCGCTTTATGCGGGATGCAAAAATCACCCAGATTTACGAGGGTACCTCCGAAATCCAAAAACTTATAATTGCCCGAGAGTTACTTAAATAA
- the gmk gene encoding guanylate kinase, which yields MKGKLIIFSAPSGSGKTTIVRHLLNKYPNLLAFSVSASTRERRDHEVDGKDYYFIPKKEFRDRIAKNEFAEWEEVYAGNYYGTFKTEIERLWNEGKQVLFDVDVKGGLKLKEIYRESALAVFVKVSSEAEIIRRLSERGTETEKSLETRLGKVRYELSFEDKFDVVLVNDDLNETLKKAEALVLDFIQ from the coding sequence GTGAAAGGTAAGCTTATCATATTTTCGGCACCGTCCGGTTCTGGAAAAACTACAATAGTAAGGCATCTTCTAAATAAATATCCCAACCTTCTGGCTTTCTCTGTTTCCGCATCTACAAGAGAACGGCGTGACCATGAAGTGGACGGAAAGGATTATTACTTTATTCCTAAAAAAGAATTCCGGGACCGCATTGCCAAAAACGAGTTTGCAGAGTGGGAAGAGGTTTATGCGGGAAATTATTACGGAACCTTTAAAACAGAAATCGAACGCCTTTGGAATGAAGGCAAACAGGTTCTTTTTGATGTGGACGTAAAAGGCGGTCTCAAATTGAAGGAAATCTACCGCGAAAGCGCGCTGGCCGTTTTCGTGAAAGTTTCATCCGAAGCCGAAATTATCCGGCGCCTCAGCGAACGAGGAACAGAGACAGAAAAATCACTGGAAACCCGTCTTGGCAAAGTCCGTTACGAGCTTAGCTTTGAAGATAAATTTGACGTTGTCCTCGTTAATGATGATCTTAACGAGACGCTTAAAAAAGCGGAAGCGTTGGTTCTGGATTTTATTCAATGA
- the nadD gene encoding nicotinate (nicotinamide) nucleotide adenylyltransferase, producing MKIGLFFGSFNPIHVGHLIIANTMATSTDLEQVWFVVSPQNPFKKNNSLLHEFDRFDLVQRAISDNTVFRASDVEFHMPKPSFTIDTLIRIQEKFPQHEFRLIMGEDNLAQFPNWKNHDRILEYTGLYVYPRPNSKSHSFANHPAVKFVEAPLLDISATYIRSCLQKGKSIRYLVPEPVEQLIKIKKFYL from the coding sequence ATGAAAATCGGACTCTTTTTCGGATCATTCAACCCTATTCACGTCGGCCACCTGATCATCGCCAATACTATGGCTACATCCACGGATCTGGAACAGGTTTGGTTCGTAGTAAGCCCGCAGAATCCATTCAAGAAAAATAACAGCTTATTGCATGAATTTGACCGTTTTGACCTGGTTCAGCGCGCCATCTCCGACAATACTGTTTTCAGGGCCTCTGACGTTGAATTTCATATGCCTAAGCCCAGCTTCACCATTGATACACTGATCCGGATCCAGGAGAAATTTCCGCAGCACGAGTTCCGGCTGATCATGGGAGAAGACAATCTGGCACAATTTCCGAATTGGAAAAACCACGATAGAATATTGGAATATACCGGTCTTTACGTATATCCACGCCCGAATTCAAAATCGCATTCTTTTGCCAATCATCCTGCGGTAAAATTTGTTGAGGCCCCTTTGCTGGACATTTCTGCAACTTACATCAGATCTTGCCTGCAAAAAGGTAAATCTATCCGCTATCTCGTGCCTGAGCCTGTTGAGCAGCTTATTAAGATCAAAAAGTTTTACCTCTGA
- a CDS encoding nuclear transport factor 2 family protein — protein sequence MKKLALIILGLAFSFVTRGQTTNVQPMDGLDCSNLFFKALLEEDAKALESLISNDFSVVGLQGQPVEAGALIQAVSQGVIVVDSGMLSAARTRTYGDVVLVNGMWDVRARIENNGFQGALSYMSVCVKAGGRWKVAAVQFTPIQ from the coding sequence ATGAAAAAATTAGCATTAATAATCCTGGGATTGGCTTTTTCATTTGTTACCAGAGGCCAAACTACAAATGTGCAGCCAATGGATGGATTGGACTGCTCCAATCTATTTTTCAAAGCGCTGCTCGAAGAAGATGCCAAAGCGTTGGAAAGCCTCATTTCGAACGATTTCAGCGTGGTTGGCTTGCAAGGACAACCTGTTGAGGCTGGCGCATTGATACAAGCGGTTTCGCAAGGTGTCATCGTTGTAGATTCAGGAATGCTTTCTGCGGCACGCACACGAACATATGGGGATGTTGTGCTTGTCAATGGCATGTGGGACGTGCGGGCCAGAATCGAGAATAATGGCTTCCAGGGAGCGCTTTCCTATATGTCGGTATGTGTGAAGGCGGGAGGGCGCTGGAAGGTTGCTGCTGTGCAATTTACGCCTATTCAATAA
- the serS gene encoding serine--tRNA ligase: MLQTNFIRDNRDFTIAGLTKKHFKGAAEVVDQVIELDKKRRELQQDLDDVLAQSNAKAKEIGGLMKAGQTAEAEAAKVETAVLKERSRALDEAHKDMEARLHQELVKLPNLPHESVPEGRTAEDNVTVLEAGDKPVLPKGALPHWELIEKLGKNQAPIIDFKLGNKISGAGFPVYKGKAARLQRAMIAFFLDEAGKAGYTEVQPPIVVNADSGFATGQLPDKEGQMYHDAQDDLYLIPTAEVPVTNLYRDVIVAESDLPVKNVAYTPCFRREAGSWGAHVRGLNRLHQFDKVEIVQINKAEDSYKALDEMVEHVKSLLGKLELPYRILRLCGGDMGFTSALTYDFEVWSAGQERWLECSSVSNFETYQANRLKLRYKTADKKTQLLHTLNGSALALPRIVAALLENNQQADGTVKVPAILIPYCGFDIIE; encoded by the coding sequence ATGTTACAAACGAATTTTATCCGCGATAACAGAGACTTTACCATCGCCGGATTGACAAAAAAGCATTTCAAAGGCGCAGCGGAAGTCGTAGACCAGGTCATTGAGCTCGATAAGAAGCGCAGGGAGTTGCAGCAGGATCTGGACGATGTTCTGGCCCAATCTAATGCAAAAGCCAAAGAAATCGGTGGATTGATGAAAGCTGGCCAGACGGCGGAAGCTGAGGCGGCGAAAGTGGAAACGGCGGTGTTAAAGGAGCGTTCCAGGGCACTCGATGAAGCACACAAGGACATGGAAGCAAGGCTGCATCAAGAGCTCGTAAAGCTGCCTAATTTGCCGCACGAAAGCGTTCCGGAAGGAAGAACAGCCGAGGATAATGTGACCGTGCTGGAAGCGGGCGACAAACCCGTTTTACCAAAAGGTGCTTTGCCTCATTGGGAATTGATTGAAAAGCTTGGCAAAAATCAGGCGCCTATTATTGATTTCAAATTAGGAAACAAAATTTCAGGTGCTGGATTTCCGGTTTACAAGGGGAAAGCGGCCAGGCTTCAAAGGGCAATGATCGCATTTTTCCTGGATGAAGCCGGAAAAGCGGGTTACACAGAAGTGCAGCCACCGATCGTAGTCAATGCGGATTCAGGCTTTGCTACGGGACAATTGCCTGACAAAGAAGGCCAAATGTATCATGACGCACAGGATGACCTTTATCTGATTCCTACTGCGGAGGTTCCGGTTACCAATTTGTATCGGGACGTAATTGTTGCCGAAAGCGACTTGCCTGTTAAAAATGTAGCTTACACGCCCTGCTTTCGGCGCGAGGCAGGAAGCTGGGGCGCACACGTCCGGGGATTGAACCGTTTGCACCAGTTTGATAAAGTGGAAATTGTACAGATCAATAAGGCTGAGGATTCTTACAAGGCCTTGGATGAAATGGTGGAGCATGTAAAAAGTCTTCTTGGAAAACTGGAACTCCCCTACCGAATACTACGCCTTTGCGGAGGCGATATGGGCTTTACATCGGCTCTTACTTACGATTTCGAAGTCTGGTCTGCAGGGCAGGAGCGCTGGCTGGAATGCAGCTCGGTTTCCAATTTTGAAACTTACCAGGCAAACAGATTAAAATTGAGATATAAAACAGCCGATAAGAAAACGCAGTTGCTGCATACATTGAATGGCTCTGCGCTTGCATTGCCGCGTATTGTGGCTGCATTGCTGGAAAACAATCAGCAGGCGGATGGAACGGTTAAAGTTCCTGCGATATTGATTCCCTACTGTGGTTTTGATATTATAGAATAA
- a CDS encoding sigma-70 family RNA polymerase sigma factor, with protein MLVAMSETLTTNEYTDDLRYEVFNREFMPHIDSMYNFAFRLTMDEDDANDLVQDTYLKAFRFISSFEQGTNAKAWLFRILKNSFINDYRKKSKEPSKVDYQEVETTYNSEEASDTTYTVDLRADAVQELIGDEVANALNALPVDFRTVIILCDIEGFTYEEMAKILDIPIGTVRSRLHRARNLLKEKLKSYASSMGYES; from the coding sequence ATGTTAGTTGCCATGTCAGAAACGCTCACGACTAATGAATACACGGATGATCTTCGTTATGAAGTTTTTAACCGTGAGTTCATGCCACACATTGACTCCATGTACAATTTCGCCTTTCGCCTTACCATGGACGAAGACGATGCAAATGACCTCGTTCAGGATACGTACTTAAAAGCTTTTCGCTTTATCTCTTCTTTCGAACAGGGAACCAATGCAAAAGCATGGCTTTTTCGAATTCTTAAGAATAGTTTTATAAATGATTACCGCAAGAAAAGTAAAGAGCCGTCCAAAGTAGATTATCAGGAAGTTGAGACTACATATAATTCTGAAGAAGCTTCTGATACAACTTATACGGTCGATCTCCGGGCTGATGCAGTTCAGGAATTAATTGGCGACGAGGTTGCAAATGCATTAAATGCGTTGCCGGTGGACTTCCGGACGGTGATTATTCTATGTGATATAGAAGGCTTCACTTATGAGGAAATGGCCAAGATTCTTGACATCCCGATCGGAACAGTAAGGTCCCGGTTACACCGTGCGCGTAACTTATTGAAAGAAAAATTAAAGAGTTACGCAAGTTCAATGGGATATGAATCATAG
- the mreC gene encoding rod shape-determining protein MreC, translated as MLQLVDFVVRNRFFLVFILLEVLSVWLIVRSNTYWGATYFNTSNYYVAKTLAFSNSARQYTKLDEVNSALANENARLRATVTALTQTKPIDSPAGYVPDSSFASRFTFTVAKVVDNETNKTNNVLTIDKGTSDGIKPGMGVISATGVVGKVRFCSDNYSVVTSILHSQFMVSSKLVRSKEIGYAKWPGKDPNIIDMIDVSKYTKIFKGDSAVTSDQNSVFPPGIMVGRVETVTVHPNQTFYNITLRLATDFRNLSYVYVVQNQQLGEQDSLKLRTINTK; from the coding sequence CAACTCGTTGATTTCGTTGTCCGGAATCGTTTCTTTTTGGTTTTTATCTTGCTGGAAGTGCTCAGTGTCTGGTTGATTGTGCGCAGTAACACTTACTGGGGTGCCACTTATTTCAACACTTCCAACTATTACGTTGCCAAAACATTAGCATTTTCCAACTCTGCAAGACAATACACTAAACTGGATGAGGTGAACTCAGCTCTGGCCAATGAAAACGCACGGCTCAGGGCAACGGTAACCGCATTAACCCAGACGAAACCCATCGATTCACCGGCAGGTTATGTTCCGGACTCCTCGTTCGCATCACGCTTTACATTCACTGTGGCGAAGGTTGTTGATAATGAGACGAATAAAACCAATAATGTGCTGACGATCGATAAGGGAACTTCGGATGGGATCAAGCCTGGAATGGGCGTCATTTCTGCAACAGGGGTGGTTGGTAAGGTGCGTTTCTGTTCTGATAATTACTCGGTTGTGACCTCTATTCTGCATTCACAGTTTATGGTTTCGTCCAAGCTGGTGCGCAGCAAGGAAATTGGTTATGCCAAATGGCCTGGAAAGGACCCGAATATCATTGATATGATAGACGTTTCGAAGTATACCAAGATCTTCAAAGGAGATTCTGCGGTTACCTCCGACCAGAACTCCGTGTTCCCTCCGGGCATCATGGTGGGTCGTGTCGAAACGGTTACGGTGCATCCTAACCAGACATTTTACAACATTACACTAAGGCTGGCTACCGATTTTCGAAATCTCTCTTACGTTTATGTGGTACAAAATCAACAACTTGGGGAACAGGATAGTCTTAAATTACGTACGATAAATACCAAATGA
- the ribH gene encoding 6,7-dimethyl-8-ribityllumazine synthase encodes MSSADKNLSVFKTDGLPDISSKKFAIVVAEWNTEVTEKLFEGAYQTLLNYGSSPENIERGNVPGSFELTLGAQWFAERRDIDAVIALGVVIQGETKHNDYINHAVAQGITNVSLKTGKPIIFGVLTPNTMEQAMDRAGGIHGNKGDEAAMTAIKMLGLWHQIAIAQS; translated from the coding sequence ATGTCAAGTGCTGATAAAAATTTAAGTGTTTTCAAAACGGACGGGTTGCCGGACATTAGCTCAAAAAAATTCGCAATCGTGGTGGCCGAATGGAATACCGAGGTCACGGAAAAACTCTTTGAAGGCGCATACCAAACTTTACTCAACTACGGATCTTCACCGGAAAACATTGAAAGAGGAAATGTGCCGGGAAGTTTCGAGCTCACCCTCGGCGCACAATGGTTTGCCGAACGCCGCGACATTGATGCAGTAATCGCATTAGGTGTGGTGATCCAGGGCGAAACCAAGCACAATGATTATATCAATCACGCTGTCGCACAAGGCATTACCAATGTTAGTCTGAAAACGGGAAAACCCATAATCTTCGGTGTCCTAACCCCCAATACGATGGAACAAGCAATGGACCGTGCAGGTGGTATACACGGAAACAAAGGCGACGAAGCTGCCATGACCGCCATCAAAATGCTCGGTCTTTGGCACCAAATAGCCATAGCACAATCCTAA
- a CDS encoding aspartate kinase, translated as MQVWKFGGTSVGRPERMHSIRELLNGDPNRKIVVLSALSGSTNALIAIGEAAKTYDDAKANSLTEDLKAHYLLFIKELYATEEGLEEGKNIVETEFGFIKSLIGIKPFTIKQEKELVAEGEILSTKMFQAYLEEKGENSVLLPALDFMRIDADGEPELATIEDKLVTILNQYTDKQTIITQGFICRNPREEVDNLKRGGSDYTASLIGGAIRADEIQIWTDIDGMHNNDPRIVKRTFPIRELTFEEAAELAYFGAKILHPSTITPAKLRGVPVRLKNTMQPEAPGTLIANQTSDRDIKAIAAKDNITAIYIHSTRMLNAYGFLRRVFEIFEKYKTPVDMITTSEVSVSVTIDNSENLEQISAELREFADLEEHDRDQNIICIVGNFSADKEGIALKVLDAMKNIPIRMISYGASEHNLSLLIHSKYKAEALNVLNERLFYYEDAMKDIFTAP; from the coding sequence ATGCAAGTCTGGAAATTTGGCGGGACTTCGGTAGGAAGACCGGAACGCATGCATTCAATCCGGGAACTTCTCAACGGCGATCCCAATCGCAAAATCGTTGTTTTGTCTGCGCTATCTGGTTCAACCAATGCGCTCATCGCGATTGGCGAAGCTGCGAAAACTTATGACGATGCAAAGGCGAATTCGCTTACAGAAGATTTGAAGGCACATTATCTGCTTTTTATAAAGGAGTTGTATGCAACAGAAGAAGGGCTTGAAGAAGGAAAGAACATTGTTGAGACAGAATTCGGCTTTATCAAATCACTGATCGGCATCAAACCTTTCACCATTAAGCAGGAAAAAGAACTCGTTGCAGAAGGGGAAATCCTGAGCACCAAAATGTTCCAGGCGTATCTGGAAGAAAAAGGGGAAAACTCCGTGTTGCTTCCAGCCTTGGATTTCATGCGTATTGATGCAGACGGCGAACCGGAACTTGCTACAATTGAAGATAAATTGGTGACAATTTTAAATCAATATACAGATAAACAGACGATCATTACGCAAGGTTTCATTTGCAGAAACCCGCGTGAAGAGGTTGATAACCTGAAAAGAGGAGGGTCTGATTATACAGCTTCTCTGATCGGCGGCGCTATCCGTGCAGATGAAATCCAGATTTGGACAGACATTGACGGAATGCATAATAATGATCCGCGCATTGTAAAAAGAACATTTCCAATTCGCGAGCTGACTTTTGAAGAGGCAGCAGAACTGGCTTATTTCGGTGCCAAAATTTTGCACCCGAGCACAATCACGCCAGCCAAACTTCGCGGTGTTCCGGTAAGGTTGAAAAACACAATGCAGCCGGAAGCTCCGGGTACATTGATCGCTAACCAAACTTCCGATCGCGACATTAAGGCGATTGCCGCAAAAGACAACATTACCGCCATTTACATACATTCGACCCGTATGCTGAATGCTTACGGCTTCCTTCGTAGGGTGTTTGAAATTTTTGAAAAATACAAAACGCCGGTTGATATGATTACAACTTCCGAAGTATCGGTTTCTGTGACGATCGACAATTCGGAAAACCTAGAACAGATCAGCGCTGAGCTTCGCGAGTTCGCTGATTTAGAAGAGCATGACCGCGATCAGAACATTATCTGCATAGTTGGAAATTTCAGTGCAGATAAAGAAGGAATCGCGCTGAAAGTGCTGGACGCAATGAAAAACATTCCTATACGAATGATTTCGTATGGCGCATCCGAACATAACTTATCGTTGCTCATTCATTCAAAATATAAGGCCGAAGCATTGAATGTGCTGAATGAGCGCCTGTTTTATTACGAAGATGCAATGAAAGACATTTTTACAGCTCCATAA
- a CDS encoding phosphohydrolase, producing MKQKCEHHAECMKVIQAILDDEATDAEKDHFRENMDKCLPCIESYRLEKCIKDSLNFKIEKKPCPESILKTIISKINS from the coding sequence ATGAAGCAGAAATGCGAGCATCACGCTGAATGCATGAAGGTAATTCAGGCCATTCTCGATGATGAGGCAACCGACGCCGAAAAGGATCATTTTCGTGAAAACATGGACAAATGTCTGCCCTGCATTGAGTCGTACAGACTGGAAAAATGCATCAAGGATTCCCTCAATTTCAAAATTGAAAAAAAGCCTTGCCCAGAGAGCATTCTCAAGACAATCATATCAAAAATAAACAGTTAA
- a CDS encoding helix-turn-helix domain-containing protein, with protein sequence MEDYNKIIESLGVKFVKARHIRILQPITIKNFYDVQNSLTILYDGEVSFGSEESQKVEEGDMLFIPGGKHATVTYGNGQTAKTVSNEEFMTNRDNYIEAGHDPALIGKLPNSFGLISFEAKVFDTVNFFTSLDVPPFLIKRDDQIAITINQILTEDMLDTPGKGRIIKIKTEEVVIEIIRYILKNKLFVEQLVTNSTYFKDPRLIDIFAYIKDNLGGDLSNKVLANVANVSEDYVGQYFKMLTGINPQDYIEYQRMEKAVDLLRTSKKSIRAIGSDVGYKDTAYFCRRFKMMFGIPAGKMRRRESLMNV encoded by the coding sequence ATGGAAGACTATAATAAGATTATTGAGTCGCTGGGGGTAAAGTTTGTGAAAGCGCGTCACATCAGAATTTTGCAACCAATTACCATCAAAAACTTTTACGACGTTCAGAATTCACTTACAATTTTATACGACGGTGAAGTTTCTTTTGGTTCAGAAGAATCTCAGAAGGTTGAAGAAGGTGATATGCTGTTCATTCCTGGTGGCAAGCACGCAACCGTAACCTACGGAAACGGACAAACTGCCAAGACCGTTTCGAATGAGGAGTTCATGACCAACCGCGATAATTACATTGAAGCAGGCCATGATCCGGCATTGATCGGGAAATTGCCTAACTCGTTCGGTTTGATTTCTTTTGAAGCAAAAGTTTTCGATACCGTTAACTTTTTCACTTCTCTGGACGTCCCTCCGTTCCTGATTAAAAGAGATGATCAGATCGCAATCACCATCAATCAGATTCTGACAGAAGATATGCTGGATACACCCGGAAAAGGTCGTATCATTAAAATCAAGACGGAAGAGGTTGTTATCGAGATCATTCGCTACATTCTTAAAAACAAATTATTTGTAGAGCAGCTTGTAACGAACAGCACGTATTTCAAAGATCCTCGCCTGATCGACATTTTCGCTTACATTAAGGATAATCTGGGCGGTGATCTTTCGAATAAGGTTTTGGCCAATGTTGCGAACGTATCCGAAGATTACGTTGGACAATATTTCAAAATGCTTACCGGAATCAATCCACAGGATTATATCGAATATCAGCGCATGGAAAAGGCGGTTGATTTGCTTCGTACATCCAAGAAAAGCATCCGCGCGATCGGTTCTGATGTGGGTTACAAAGACACCGCTTACTTCTGCCGTCGTTTTAAAATGATGTTCGGAATTCCTGCTGGCAAAATGCGTCGTCGTGAATCATTGATGAACGTATAG